In Mytilus galloprovincialis chromosome 1, xbMytGall1.hap1.1, whole genome shotgun sequence, the following are encoded in one genomic region:
- the LOC143063997 gene encoding calcium and integrin-binding family member 2-like, which translates to MGSSHSVFSEQELNDYQDLTYFTKKEILHVFKRYKDLYEDSADENTKKTSSLNKDKILKLPELKVNPFSDRIVKVFSSSGDGNMTFEDFLDMMSVFSDGAPKNVKVEYAFRIYDFDEDDMISDQDLKEVVDRLTGEQKLSKDEMQQLIDNILEEADLDDDDSLSFAEFEHVISKAPDFINSFRIRL; encoded by the exons ATGGGAAGCTCACATAGCGTGTTTTCAGAACAAGAATTAAACGATTATCAG GATTTGACATATTTCACTAAGAAAGAGATTCTACA TGTTTTTAAGAGATACAAGGATTTATATGAGGACAGTGCTGATGAAAACACCAAAAAGACATCAAGTCTGAATAAAGACAAGATTTTAAAACTACCAGAGTTAAAg GTAAACCCTTTCAGTGACAGAATTGTGAAAGTGTTCTCCTCGAGTGGAGATGGAAACATGACGTTTGAAGATTTCCTCGACATGATGTCTGTTTTCAGTGATGGTGCACCCAAGAATGTAAAGGTTGAATATGCATTCAGAATTTATG ATTTTGATGAAGATGACATGATTTCTGATCAAGACCTGAAAGAAGTGGTAGACAGATTAACAGGGGAACAAAAGCTCAGTAAAGATGAGATGCAACAACTTATTGATAAT ATTCTTGAAGAGGCTGACTTGGATGATGATGACTCCCTGTCCTTTGCTGAGTTCGAACACGTTATATCAAAGGCACCAGATTTTATCAA CTCCTTTAGAATTCGGCTGTAG
- the LOC143064003 gene encoding vacuolar protein sorting-associated protein 28 homolog: protein MFAQVPPSHQASSNNSALYEEVKLYRTARDREKYDNMADLYAVINTLQSIEKAYIKDAIQAKEYTAACSKLLVQYKIAFKQVQSEFKTVEEFMKKYRLDCPAALERIKEDRPITIKDDKGNTSRCIADIVSLFITVMDKLRLEIRAMDEIHPDLRELNETMNRLSILPENFEGRDKVKKWLDTLSGMSAHEELDDGQVRQMLFDLDSAYNAFNRNLHDH, encoded by the exons ATGTTTGCACAAGTTCCACCTAGTCACCAAG CATCATCAAACAACTCAGCTCTATATGAG gAGGTCAAGTTATACAGAACTGCAAGGGATAGAGAAAA GTATGACAATATGGCAGATTTATATGCTGTGATCAACACACTGCAGAGTATAGAGAAAGCTTACATCAAAGATGCAATCCAGGCTAAAGA ATACACAGCTGCCTGTTCTAAACTGCTGGTACAGTATAAAATTGCattcaaacaagtacaaagtgaaTTCAAAACAGTTGAAGAATTCATGAAAAAATACAGG cTGGACTGTCCTGCAGCACTAGAAAGGATAAAAGAAGATCGACCAATCACAATTAAAGATGACAAAGGCAATACCAGTAGATGCATTGCAGACATTGTCTCA tTGTTTATTACAGTGATGGATAAATTAAGATTAGAAATCAGAGCTATGGATGAG ATACATCCAGATTTGAGAGAACTGAACGAGACTATGAACAGACTAAGCATCCTTCCTGAAAACTTTGAGGGAAGAGATAAAGTTAAAAAATG GTTAGATACATTGAGTGGAATGTCAGCCCATGAGGAGTTAGATGATGGACAAGTAAGACAGATGTTATTTGACTTGGACAGTGCATACAATGCATTCAACAGAAACTTACATGATCATTGA